The Ricinus communis isolate WT05 ecotype wild-type chromosome 8, ASM1957865v1, whole genome shotgun sequence sequence GTTACTAGTCTTTCATTTGATCAACAGAAATTACTGAAAAACATTTCATAGAATGATGGACTGATACACAGATTTCCGAATCCAGAAATGCCCCGCTTGGATTTCACTTAAAATGGTCTTATTAAAGATGTTGCTGCATGTCTATGTGCATAATTGCTCACTTATTTGTACTTCTATAATATAGAAAAGTATATATTCTTACCATACGCTGAATATGAAGACAAGACAATTATATATGCTGAAGCTCTCTTGATGGAGTACCAAAAAGGAGTAGTACTGCCTGATGCTTTATACGGGACATGATAACGATGAGTATATGGTTTAAATGGTTTAGTTTCACCCtgcaaaaatgataaaattcttttgttaGAGATCACTTCTCAAGTAAATGTACTCTCAATTGGCAATATACATCTAAAATACAATATAGAATTCTGACCAGCAGTCGCAAAAGACAGTATTGAATTTAGAAAGTAACCATCCAAGTATCAAAGCTAAATCTGGGATTTTTCTGTCAGCCAATGATAATGGTAATCCTTCCAGGTTCCATGGATTGAGGAAACCACATTACTAAAGTTACAAAACAATGTTCTATAGAAGAACATTGATTCAACTGCAATATAGCTACTTGTGATAAAGGCATTGAATAGCAGCCCTGAGAATGCGACTATAACAAATTCTTAGAGCATAAAAATTCATGGAGCTTGTTAACAAATTCTCAGGAAAGATAGAAATAATACTCTAGAGATTAGATATTACTATTTGGGAATTCGCTTACGATTTCAGGGGCAAAGTCGATCTCATGATTTCCTGCTGTCCATATCCAAGGCTGATAAGCAATACTTCTCTCTGTAAACCTTCCCCATGTATCCCACCTCACATTGTCGTGATTCGGGTAGTTATCTGCATAAGAGAGGTCTCCTACAAACAACACCGTCTGTCCTTTTTGTGGGTTCATTTCATAATGAGTAAGTGTCTTGTTTGAATCAAAACTCTGACCAAGATCCCCTGCAATTGATGCACCATGGTGAGGATATAAGCACTtctaaatatttcaaaactctTTAATTTCCTGAAAATCCTTTCCAACAAACTCATCATATTAAGCAGTAAActattaattgttaattatatCTGAACGTTTGTATGCTAGGCCTAACTCATTAACTAACTTTTACAATGATAAGGAAAACCATAAACTTCGTGACAAACACAAGCTGCAGATAAGCGAGAACCATTATACCACTAAATTTGAGCAAACGTGGAGTTGCAGCAAGCTTATGCATACCTATGAGACCAAATGTATAGGGAACATCAGGACCAACAGCAGGAGGAGTCACAAACCAGAATTGCCTTGTCGTGTGACCAATCCCAACTGCATAGTAATATTTTGTGTTGTACTGCCAAACAAATTTTAAGCATTTAACAAAAGCAATATTCTAATTCAGTTCCATACAACAACACAAAAGAAGACATCATTTAATTTGACGTAAACAAGACAGAAACAGAGGATTTATGGATAATATGAAGGCGATTCACAGCTTACCTCCAAGTTTCTAATGGTGCAGTGATGAATATAACCGGAGGTGTAGTTGTAGAACTTGTAGGTAGTATATTTGCCTTTGGCCTGCTTTTTATGTGGACTACTTTTACTCCAGTAAAGCACATTACTTGAACCTGGTTCATCCTCGGTCACCCATGATACAATAACTGCCTTTCCATCATGATCACCTTGTGTTATGTGCACCTTATTTCATAACCACCAACATATCAGTTACACCTACCATTGCTTACTTTTTGCATCAAGAAAGATCAATGATACTATAAAAAGAACCTGAATTtgatttaacaaataaataagaacTTTTTCCATTTACAATTTAAAACCCCCACCGAGAAGCAAAACACTGCTAGCAATGTCATAATTGCATCTTCCAACAAtcatttagaaaaagaaaaaaacagtGAAGCAGCAAATAACAAGGAGAAGAACATAAAGAAACgcaagaaaagagaaagaaacctGCTGGGGAGCATTGTAGCCTGGAGGGACTTGAAAAACATCACTGTCAAGAGGCATGTCAACAGTTTTCTCCACTGGCCTAACGAAACTACTGGTTTTGCCTCCATTACACAGCACTGCAACATTCAAAACCAAACCAAAAAGAACAATAAACAAtacagaaaaagaagaagaacccATCTGTGATTCACAGCTCGACATCCCAGCCCGCAACCCCTCTTGAGCTCTGCGCgctcttatatatatatatatacccttcaaatatttgataatctttgtatatttattattaacacaataaatatagaaagataatGTGCTTAGCTTAGAATACGGCGAATATTCAAAGGGATTTATGCCGAATTATACAGATAAGTGGTCAACGACttctgaaaattttaaaaagaaaaaaaaaaaaaaaggaaagagttAGCAGTGGGCGTACAGTTCAAAAAATAAGGACTCTGTCTGAACAAAATGGCATCTTGTGGAATATAGAATGTGAAtgtaaatactaataaaagcATATACTAACAAGGCACGGAATATATAATATGTCCAGCtcaaaaatagtatatatatatatatatatatatattatttaggatcatttctttttagactctaaaattataattcagcAATTTTATTCTTCAATTCAAACTAAATTTTCTAGTCATCTCTAACTtcttttaacatattaatatactaaatagatctttttttagaaaaaaaaaaactctttaaCAAGAAAAAGGAACGCTTCTACAAAGGGCACTAGCCCCGAGGTTATTAGATCAATTGTTATtgtcaataaataaataagagtcCAAAAGTAGAGTCACGAACGGGCAATGTCGCGACTCATTGACTTTGTAGCATAAAGAAGTCATCATAGGTGCACGTTAGTACCTGTGAGCAAGATATCTATCGTTGGATTGTCTCTAATCGACCAATCTAACGGCtgatcattttttttattatacatcAGAACATGCACGgagaatttttaataattatttgaaaaaaattcattaatcacAAGAATATATTcagttatttttagaaaatttatatttttatatatacacatatatttttaaatgatattattaattatgatatatacactaaatttaaataaaaaaatttaattatttttataattataacaCCAAATGTTGCTAGGCTGGTAgcctaaataatttttattaatttttatgtatttatactattaaaaatttcagataattatttatactttGAGATGTAAAATAAATGCCTAAACCAGCTATTATAATTTCATCGTCCAACTTACACTACCAGAATCCGACTATATATCCCATTAGCGATCTAGATTTTCTTCAGTGCTTTCGGTTTCTGTGCCCTGAGTTGGAAAATTAAAGGGCCCATTTATAATGGTTAACACTCAATCCGAATCTCAAAATTTTAACCAAAACCCTATCGCTGTCAATCTATGCCATAAACAGAGAACTTTCATTGAAGAAAACACATTTAAACGTTATATTATACTGTGTTTACCTATACGACCAAAAAAggccaaataaataaataaacaaacaaacaacCAAATATCATCGTATTAATAAAAGCTATACCCAGTATTTGCTATTAATGCCCTCTAGTTGGTGTAGAAATGTGCATTCTATTTCTGTTAGGAAGTGATGTCACCCTGCAcgaataaaaatctaaaatttatgtcTAGAAAAATACCCTTATGCTTAAATTAGTATGAACATTAATTTCAATACAgtgtttaaaatattatatataatttgctATTTGTCTTCTGATGTGACGTTTAGTATTTGTAAGAATTAAGACTATAGGAAGTGGTACTCTAATTGAGGAGAGATAtagattttgttattttaggAATCGAAAATTATGGTCCGATAAAAGGATATAGATTgctatttataaaataaaattaaattaaattaacaaccctactattaatttaaattattttgaaaaatctttttaagcAAGTCTCTATTTCCGTTATAaaagatgatatttttttactaaatattattagtatataatacATCATAGCTTtatgaacaaaaataaaaattagcaattatatttcatattaCAAATAGAAAGAATCCTACAAACTTTTCTCTCTTATATATGAAAGAGATATTTCATAAACCCCTAGTCTTACTCTTGTTCTTTTTGCTCTTCATCGTGGAGGTTAGTCATTCTTGTCAAGATTGGACAAATAGAGTGATGGAAGAAAAAAGTGATTTCGATAAAAAATGAAGGTAGTAaagagttatttattattataattatattaatttattgaaattaaaaattatttttagaaatcattataatttttaaattatttttgtttattaagGAAGCAACTCTCATTCTCACATTTTTAACcaaaataagttaatttaaacTAGTTATGTAAATATTTAAGTTAGAATATccataaatttgaaaaaactgACAAAGGAAGTAACCAAATTCAGCTTTGTTCCTAATTGATTTATTGCCACACCCAATAGAAGGAAAGGTTTCTCTTTTATTGaagcaaatttaaaaaataatgatgtgCAAAacataatgattaataattttaaaaaaataaccatttatttcttcttttcttttaccacTAACAGGATAATGATATCTGGGAAGTCAATGCAATGGAAAGTCAAAGATTCAATAATGATATATGaatgttaaataaataaaaataatttatggaCCGTCTAATCTTCCCCGCTCCCCACATTAATCGGTAGtcagctttttcttttgaggaTTGATAGAAAAATGGAAATGGTCCAACAAAGTGGCTTCGTACATATCAGAAGTCTTGCCTCATTATAATGCGTCTCCTTTCTTTAGTATGCTAAAAGCActgtaataaataattagatatttgAAAAGTAGaagtttttatttgattaattcttatatattattatataacgaagcattatctttatttcgtccaaataataacaaataaagttttactcatataatataataatatcaacatATACATGtgctatttaaatataatttataataaataaaaatgatactATGCTATATTagataaataatcaacatcaaaatcacatgattttttaatatattttatactatcatataattaaatattatttcctCTTAATTTATTCCCAAATAAAGGGTAAATTACTGTTTTAAAAGATACTAATATAATGTCCATGAGTTTACTTGATGAAAATTCTAGTGATCCAGCGAGCAATGAACGGATTCATGAATGGCCAATTTTGCGTGAAAAAGGCCTCGCCACTGACACTATATCAGGATAAAGCTGGTCCATCTGTGTGTACATGAGTTTTGTTTGGTCCGCAAACTTAGCGCACGTGCGGGAGCTCCACGGTGTGACATTGCCATTGCTGCCCCACCTGGCCAACCATTTTTCTTCGTTTACGTTCTTTATTTAAAGCTTTTGTAAGAGAACAAATTTTTTTCCATACAATCTGACATCCAAAGACATTAATGttgtgattattattattatatttaaatttaaatgtgAACATGGAAGTAATTTCTTTAGATATGCTAATACTAACATATTTTAGCCTTTCTTTCCAAGAAACTCAATCTTTTTATCAGTAATCTTGTTGAATTccttttattagttaaatccagtaaataattcaaattttgtggaaaaagaaaacccaagTCATCCACTAAATACAGTAAATAATCCaaatttttgagaaaaaaagaaaaaaaaaaatccaaacaaACCTGAAGCAGCCTAACCTACACCTATTCAATTCCATAATTCTGTATGCATCTAAAAAATTCTATAGTTttgctaaaataataaaactttagTGGAAATAACAagagtatttatatttaaaaataaagagattgTATTTTAGTACATTGCaaagtttttacttttttatagtgaatataaaaatataattatttattattatgtagTCTATGATTCATTAAGCCTTTATGAATATTGTTTATGCATAATTTACATtagatttataataaatttatgtttaatattgatatatattttcagtaaaaaaataaaaataaacagtGTTCAAAGTTGAAACACTTCATTCTATGTCATAGAACTAAATAAGATAATACAAACTTTactaaaatatacaaaaataattaaatctaaaataacttatataattataatatttattgatatttttaaagcgataattataaaaattgtgtataaacttattaatatttaataataaagtgtttaaatttttaaaagttacatTTTATTGTGTGACACTGAAAATTATCAACATTTAAGTATATTGAACTGGTAACCTATATAAACGaagttaaataattacaaaaatggaTCATAAACTTACTAAAATTtgacaataaaatatttaaatttttaaaaattataatttggtgtgtgaatttaataaataattataattgagTGTATAGAACATGTCAATAACAATTACAGATTTGTAatcttaaaacaaaaattatcgtttaaatagattaaaaagaataaaacattaaatttttattataaattattttacttttaatatattccGCTCTTACTGCCACCACCATTACATTGTTttcactatatttttattaactttttaaaaataattatatctaaGTTTGAATTCATTACTAATACATCTCCTTATGAcatgtataatatttatttatatgaaaaatttaccatttttcatataaatattatcttttattataaaaatataattgaggTTTATTTATCtgtaagttaataatttttaattttacatactaaattataattttaaaaatttaaatatttgattattaaattttaataagttgatacactattttttaataagctGATATGTATAACGTGTAACCTATGGTTGATCTACTATATATACTCAATTATAAGTATCTACtaagtttatatattaaattataatttttataagtttaaacacttaattatcaacttttaataaactcaaaaactatttttataattatttttatttttagataattaaagTAAACTTTCTATCAACATTAAGTTACCAACATAAACCACTAAATAAAGCTAATATTTAAAGAGTTAGTTAAATCATTAAACTAAAGATAACCAAAAATAaactgtaaataaaaatatacaaccTTCCTTTTACTCTCAAATGGCTATTTCCTTGTGATATTTCTTATTAGAATCATCAATTTTAGAAGCTCCTTTGGAAGAATGAGAGCCAATTACTAGCTATCGTGAATTTCTcatcatatttcattaatttcttcGGAATTTGATTAGAAGAACTAATCAACCTTAATTATATGCTAACATATTAGGACAATataatataacagagaaccacaaaaaagcaataaaaaagaaacaaagagaaaacggaaaaatgaaaaaactgGATGATCAAAACATCAAATAAGCAAAACCTAGTGAGTATAAAGAGAAACTGAAAAcagaaaacaaataacaaatcagtgtgaagaaataaatatttcagaagaaaaaatgttaaaatataaaaattaaattcatgaTGTGTTTTTGTAATAAAACCGAAAACGGAGTATAgtgtgttattttctttaacagaaaaaaaaaatagaaaaagaaaaaatgacatATTTTCCTTTCTCGTATCTATTTGCCAGAGACAGCATGGGCCAGGACCAGTCATCTGAGTAAGCGTGCATCGCTCTGACCCATATCCATTTTGTGGACTCAACCAACCCACTTTCGTAAGCCTGGACCACCCGGGCACTTGGAATAGATCAGAGGCTAGGCTACTGCTCGGTCTATGACCCAACTACCATTTCTCAGGTCAACTCCagcattttttttaaacagGAAACTGATTCTAGATGCaactcttttcttcttattcttcttcttcatttatttgattCCCTTAGAGAACTTCTTCAtaggaaattaaaaagagaaatagaaaGGCAAAGATGAAAGCTAAAAGAATTTCGACCCAGCTCAAAAGGCAAACTATTTAGCAGGATGAACATACATACAAGATTTAGTCCTAAATCGATAGTCATTTTTCCATCTTGGTCCATTCGAAAATTTTAGTCCATTTTTTATGCAACCCTAGACGTCATCAATGAGGCACAAACAATTATTGCAAACACTTGGCAAATCATTGactatttgaaattttttttatgattattagcgtgtattatatacttaaaattatGCTATAAACAAGTTTGATACTTAAAATTGCATAATTTgaacaattataaatatagcaAAACGTAACACTTAACTGAGAGATATTTAAGTAATTCTTTCCAAGTTTTCTGATTCACTGCATCTAGGCATAACAGTCACTGGGAACATTTTTGATGATAAAGAGGTTCTCAAATCAAAGTAATCTCACCTGAAGGCAAGGAAATTTCCAGCCTTGCTTACCTCAAATGGCTCCAAGAAGACTGATATGCTAATAAATTAACCTCAGAGGTTTCGAAGTCTTCTTGGTGGACTTGAAACTTTCAGAGATGTTTGCAGAACTTTTGCAAAAGAATGACATGCAAACTCGTCCAAAGAGATTTACTGCTTGGTGGGCTCGAGATTTACTGCACTTGCAGGTGTCGATTCTAAGAAGTCAAGAGAGACGAGCATCAAACTGCTCTTGATGCTTACTTGCAAGAAATCAAGATCGTTTTGCAACGAACTTGCTGCTATTAATTCATCATCCTGTAAATGATAGCAATAATAAGGTATATTGGTCATATGCTATGCAATCTGTCAAAAAGAATTCTTCGCTATTCTTGATTTCgaaattaaatacatttaCTAAACATGAATATTCTGATACCATTTATCGATTTTGTGCGTGTCAGCCATGCTAATTCTTTGCCCTCTCCGGAGTATACGTTTAATGGAGCTAATGTGGTTTGGGACAAATTCAAAACATCTTAGTGGCTGTTGGCTCATATAGGTTGGCTACTGCAAGTTTGTGTGCGAGGAGGGGTATCATTCCATCGAGCATTTGTTCTAAATGTGGCATTTCAGATTAAGACTCAATTTGTCAAAAAGGAATGTTGGAGCTTAACTCAGTTTTTACATATATCGACAACTTTTTATATCTCagtttttatatgtataattcTTACcttcatttaataaatttgacaTTATTTATGCATcgaatttaaaagttaaataaacttaattgtggaatttaagatttattaaaaaaaaaaagaaaagaaaaaacagttAGATTGTTGGAAAAGATCAACAACCTCAAATAATTGAATTGTAATTTAAACAACTTGTGCATATAATAACGAtagtaacaaaaataataaaaatagggCAGAAAATCGAATACACAAGAAAGCAAGAAGCTTTTTTTAAACATATGTTAGCTactaatagtaataaataGGTCTCAACTCAACTAACAGTCCACCCTCCAACCCAAACACAAAGCAAAACGgcaaaaagaaacagaaaaggtaaatacaaatacaaatacaaatacaaatacaaatattaataaaataaaatatttatttattatctttaatgGATCTAATGCCAATCCGCATTCTTATCAGAAAGCCCTTACTCCACGCCAAATTCCCAAAACCGAACCCAATCCATCCTTTTATCTTTCAGTTTTctaatttccaattaaatgataataacaGAAAACCAAACAACCCACCATTCAAACACTCCACTCCACCTCCCTCCACGCGTCCTTCTCCTATTGGGCCCTCCTCCTTTCCCTTCTCCTCAAGCAAACCCCCTGCCCATTAAAAACAAACTAGACGTTTCATGACTGGTAGCTTTGACCCTTTTGTTAATTACTAATACTTCCCTTGAGTTCACCGTTATATACACTCTCGTCCCTGCTTATGTCTCAAATTTGCCATTTTAGCACTTTTGCTTCTTTTACTGTACATATATTTTTGGTGAAGATCGTACAAATAGCTCCAAACTATAATAcagttgtatttttttatcataaattttgttaataataagtttaacTCTAGAGTTAATATCAAAGTTTTCAATACCATTTCAGTGAGTATTTTGGATTTTCTATTGGaacaatatattttagtaataatcTATTTCCACGTTTTATTTTGatctatatattaaataaaaatatagtataattataattaaactatataatacttttaataattaatttaatgatttatatttttcattatattaatataatcatttactattataaattttaattatgtctataaatctaaataatttaattaaagtataaaatttaatggatataaaataatcaactaataatttcataataactATTAAGTCTAAaggatttatatattaattagaaataagtGTTAATAAAATCAGCTAAGCTAAAATGAGACTGAGATACTTTTTAGTTGAAATAGGATGAATTGAATAtcttcattttaaaatttgatttggactATTGGAATTGATAACTAAAGTTAATATCAGATTAAGCTTTCTGAAAGAGCAGGGATTAAAGTGTACACGGAAGAAAATTTTAgggatattttagtaattaacCTTAACTGTTTGGGATcatgtgtgtatatatacacCCTCCGTCTCTTATTGGGGTCTCACCTAACAATCATGGTTATGGCTGTACGTTTCTCTTTCTTTGTTATATCCTCCATCCTTTTTGTCTCCGCTGTTACAGCGGAGACGTTGACTACCGACGGTGAGGATCCATTGATCAGGCAGGTAACCGACGGACAGGATGAATCGTCGGCGAACCCTAATCTTCTCGGCGCAGAGCATCACTTTTCGCTATTCAAAAAGAAGTTCAAGAAAACGTATGCATCACAAGAAGAGCATGACTACAGATTCAAGATTTTTAAGTCTAATTTAAGACGTGCGGAACGTCACCAGAAACTGGACCCCACAGCCACTCACGGTGTGACTCAGTTCTCCGATTTGACTCATTCTGAGTTTAGGAGACAGTTTTTGGGGCTGAGAAGATTGAGATTGCCTAAAGATGCTAATGAAGCACCGATGTTACCTACTAATGATTTGCCTGCTGATTTTGATTGGAGAGAGAAAGGAGCTGTTACTGCTGTTAAAAACCAGGTTTtgtatttctttatttattttggataCTGATATTAATGATGAAGAAGATGTCTCGATGTTGATTTTggtttctgttttcttttaatttttttagggttCATGTGGATCATGCTGGAGTTTTAGTACTACAGGGGCTTTGGAAGGTGCTAATTATCTGGCTACTGGAAAACTTGTTAGCCTTAGCGAACAACAGCTTGTGGATTGTGATCATGAGGTATTAACTGTTTGTTGGTTCATGTTTTATGCTTGATAATTAATCtcttattagaatttaattgcATAAATTAGGCACCACAGTTACACGTTTAATTAACTTTGAATTTCGGCTATTATTCTAATGACACATGTTATATAAATGCTACTTAACATTTCCTTCCGGTTGtttaatactaataaataataaatgtcTTTAGTGCATGAATAGTGTCGAATATCCAAAAATAGTTTACCCATTTTTCAACAAGAATAACATGAAGTATCACGTCAACCTTTTGTGTATTGACATGTTGTGTAATTTTGGATTTGattttatctaataaattaagGTTTTGACTGTTGTATGGTATCTGCAGTGTGATCCTGCAGAAGAAGGTGCCTGTGACTCGGGCTGCAACGGTGGGCTGATGAACAGTGCTTTTGAGTACACTCTCAAAGCTGGTGGTCTTATGCGTGAGGAAGATTATCCTTACACTGGTACTGATCGTGGTGCTTGTCAATTTGACAAGACTAAGATTGCAGCTAAAGTTGCCAACTTTAGTGTTGTCTCTCTCGACGAAGATCAAATTGCTGCCAATCTTGTGAAGAATGGCCCTCTCGCAGGTATACGGGTGATTGAGTTTAAAATTGAgtgatttaattttgttttttttgggtttgttgGTTTTGATTTTGTGCTGTGGCTGACTTGGTTTTTGTTTGAATGTAGTGGCTATCAATGCCGTATTCATGCAGACATACATTGGGGGAGTTTCATGCCCTTACATCTGCTCAAAGAGGCTGGATCACGGAGTGCTTTTGGTAGGATATGGCTCAGCTGGCTATGCTCCAATCAGAATGAAGGAGAAGCCTTATTGGATTATCAAGAACTCTTGGGGAGAAAACTGGGGAGAGAGCGGATACTACAAAATTTGCAGGGGTCGCAATATCTGTGGCGTCGATTCCATGGTCTCAACTGTTGCTGCTGTTCAAACTGCCTCCGAGTAGGCTGCTTACGCCAGAGTAGTAACTGGATCTTTTGTATATATGCAATGCTACCAAAAAAAAGAACTGTCagtttgataattaatttcaaattatgTACTTGTCATATTCGGCGAAAGCATCGGTTGGAAATTTCTTGGAAATTCCTATGCTTTGGGCTTGTTGTCAGAACAACATTAAATTATCGGATTGAAATTTCATGGAAATGTGCTATCGTCTTGCTTTGTCAGGACGTTGCTGAATTGTCTTCTAGTTTAAGATGCTAAGATCCTGACATGCAACTAGTATAATTGTCTTCTTTAAGATACATGCAAGTTGTATGGAATAAAACGTAGGCgaatagaataaattaaacGATTATATGTAACTGCAGATGAAGATTCCCATGAGCAGTAATTTAGCGCTGGTAAAAAATGCATATGTTTACTCTGAATATTTTTACTCTGAAAGACTCCTGCTTTCCCATTTTTAACTCAACAATTCTTAAATTCATGTGGACATAAGAAATAGTTCTGTTGAAGCTTGCACTTgcttttatgaattatttgcATTTACAGTGCTGATTGGTGATTAGGGTCGTGTTTCGTGGAGCCGCATTTCCATTTCATGGTAGGTCCACTTCCCAACTTGGCTGGTTGTTTCATATGTATCATGTCTGGAATCATAACCTGGATAGGCTGACATGAAAACTGGATACTTTCCATCCATGCTCTACTTTCCTAATTTCCTCCTCTCCTTGCAACCTTTTTTAAATCCACCGTAATTCAGATGGATGCGCACTTCCATTCATGTCTGCTACTTGCAAGATAATATGTCGTTCCTGGTCATCAACTTCACGCAGCCGTTCGTTTTCTACCGAGATCGTGATTTGGTTTG is a genomic window containing:
- the LOC8284340 gene encoding cysteine protease RD19A, whose amino-acid sequence is MVMAVRFSFFVISSILFVSAVTAETLTTDGEDPLIRQVTDGQDESSANPNLLGAEHHFSLFKKKFKKTYASQEEHDYRFKIFKSNLRRAERHQKLDPTATHGVTQFSDLTHSEFRRQFLGLRRLRLPKDANEAPMLPTNDLPADFDWREKGAVTAVKNQGSCGSCWSFSTTGALEGANYLATGKLVSLSEQQLVDCDHECDPAEEGACDSGCNGGLMNSAFEYTLKAGGLMREEDYPYTGTDRGACQFDKTKIAAKVANFSVVSLDEDQIAANLVKNGPLAVAINAVFMQTYIGGVSCPYICSKRLDHGVLLVGYGSAGYAPIRMKEKPYWIIKNSWGENWGESGYYKICRGRNICGVDSMVSTVAAVQTASE
- the LOC8284339 gene encoding purple acid phosphatase 2, coding for MSSCESQMGSSSFSVLFIVLFGLVLNVAVLCNGGKTSSFVRPVEKTVDMPLDSDVFQVPPGYNAPQQVHITQGDHDGKAVIVSWVTEDEPGSSNVLYWSKSSPHKKQAKGKYTTYKFYNYTSGYIHHCTIRNLEYNTKYYYAVGIGHTTRQFWFVTPPAVGPDVPYTFGLIGDLGQSFDSNKTLTHYEMNPQKGQTVLFVGDLSYADNYPNHDNVRWDTWGRFTERSIAYQPWIWTAGNHEIDFAPEIGETKPFKPYTHRYHVPYKASGSTTPFWYSIKRASAYIIVLSSYSAYGKYTPQYEWLEEEFPKVNRTETPWLIVLMHSPWYNSYNYHYMEGETMRVMYEPWFVKYKVDVVFAGHVHAYERSERISNVAYNIVNGKCSPVEDKSAPVYITIGDGGNLEGLATNMTDPQPAYSAYREASFGHAIFDIKNRTHAYYSWHRNQDGYAVEADTMWFYNRYWHPVDDSTSAPL